In one Cronobacter dublinensis subsp. dublinensis LMG 23823 genomic region, the following are encoded:
- a CDS encoding LysR substrate-binding domain-containing protein: protein MRSLNRLKWLHAFEATARHGSFTGAAQELGVTPAAVGQLVRSLEDLVGHPLLHRTRSGKERLTLVDEAQEALQDISQGLDKLETGLNKLRGRRSRSVVVVTASQVLMMNWLMDRLNRFSETHENIDLRLNVTEKLMDVSHGEADIGIRCGQGDWPGVNKTWLMDEEAVLVCSPHMVPSGKIACSEWLARQKLIYDDTPHPGADFPSWNDVLMAVGAPEALESGLHINSTSAVILSALSGRGVAIVRYALVKKLIETGQLAQLHPDHRWPLKWSYYLVTPQQKVMRDEVKVFHDWLLQDVVSDCS from the coding sequence ATGCGATCGCTAAACCGACTTAAATGGCTGCACGCTTTTGAAGCCACTGCCAGGCATGGCAGCTTTACCGGCGCGGCTCAGGAGCTGGGCGTTACGCCCGCCGCAGTAGGCCAGCTGGTACGCTCGCTGGAAGACTTGGTCGGCCATCCGCTTCTTCACCGCACCCGCTCAGGAAAAGAGCGGCTGACGCTGGTTGACGAAGCGCAGGAGGCACTGCAGGACATCTCGCAAGGGCTCGACAAACTGGAAACCGGATTAAACAAGCTTCGTGGTCGCCGGTCGCGCTCAGTGGTGGTGGTGACGGCGTCGCAGGTACTGATGATGAACTGGCTTATGGATCGCCTGAACCGGTTTTCGGAAACGCACGAAAATATCGATCTGCGGCTTAACGTCACGGAAAAGCTGATGGACGTGTCGCATGGCGAGGCGGATATCGGTATTCGCTGCGGCCAGGGCGACTGGCCAGGCGTGAATAAAACCTGGCTGATGGATGAGGAAGCGGTACTGGTCTGCAGTCCCCACATGGTGCCGTCCGGGAAAATAGCCTGCAGTGAATGGCTCGCCAGGCAAAAACTCATTTACGATGACACGCCCCATCCGGGGGCGGATTTTCCGTCATGGAATGATGTGCTGATGGCGGTCGGTGCCCCCGAAGCACTGGAAAGCGGGCTGCATATCAACTCCACCTCAGCGGTGATCCTGTCGGCCCTGAGCGGCAGGGGCGTGGCTATTGTCCGCTACGCTCTGGTGAAAAAGCTTATCGAAACCGGACAGCTGGCCCAGCTTCATCCGGACCATCGGTGGCCGCTTAAGTGGTCCTATTATCTCGTCACCCCGCAGCAAAAAGTCATGCGTGATGAAGTAAAGGTTTTCCACGACTGGCTTCTTCAGGATGTCGTCTCGGACTGTTCATAA
- a CDS encoding carboxymuconolactone decarboxylase family protein, which translates to MFLNWNEYRSGLLATIGKFAKLQPEFMKGFQQMDKGASENKHLDPKTHELIALAVAVTTRCDGCLAVHVDAAVKHGATREEIAEALAVAINLNTGAALTYTARALDVYDNLPNK; encoded by the coding sequence ATGTTCTTAAACTGGAATGAATATCGCAGTGGCCTGCTCGCCACCATCGGCAAATTTGCCAAACTGCAGCCAGAGTTTATGAAAGGCTTTCAGCAGATGGATAAAGGGGCGTCAGAAAACAAGCACCTCGATCCTAAAACCCATGAACTTATTGCACTGGCCGTGGCTGTCACCACCCGCTGTGACGGTTGCCTGGCCGTACACGTGGACGCTGCGGTCAAGCACGGTGCCACGCGTGAAGAGATCGCCGAAGCGCTGGCCGTTGCCATTAACCTGAATACCGGCGCAGCGCTGACATATACCGCGCGAGCCCTGGATGTGTACGATAATCTTCCGAACAAATAG
- a CDS encoding cupin domain-containing protein, translating into MTMMLLNSDFSQRAIVTPDDYQWVPSPQPGVERVMLDRIGREQARATSLVRYAPGSEFSAHSHPGGEEILVLEGTFTENGVDHPAGWYLRSPDGSSHQPSSRDGTTIFVKLRQMSADERQPVRINTQEAANWHGKPQRQICPLFSGPLETVLLQKLAPGERIFCAPLVGGAEILLLQGELHAPEGCYGAGSWLRFPPGDMPALMATASGALFYLKTGHLSPTTLTGATL; encoded by the coding sequence ATGACCATGATGTTACTGAATTCTGATTTTTCGCAGCGTGCGATCGTCACCCCGGATGATTATCAGTGGGTACCTTCTCCCCAGCCCGGCGTTGAGCGCGTGATGCTTGACCGGATTGGTCGCGAGCAGGCCCGCGCAACCAGCCTTGTCAGGTATGCGCCCGGATCCGAATTTTCCGCACACAGCCATCCCGGCGGAGAGGAGATTCTGGTGCTCGAGGGGACTTTTACCGAAAACGGTGTAGATCACCCTGCCGGCTGGTACCTGCGCAGTCCGGACGGTTCTTCTCACCAACCCTCAAGTCGCGACGGCACAACTATTTTCGTCAAGCTGCGCCAGATGTCTGCCGATGAGCGCCAGCCGGTCAGGATAAATACTCAGGAGGCAGCTAACTGGCATGGTAAGCCGCAAAGGCAAATCTGCCCGTTATTCTCCGGCCCCCTGGAAACCGTGCTGCTTCAGAAGCTTGCCCCGGGCGAGCGGATCTTCTGTGCGCCGCTTGTTGGCGGAGCAGAAATCCTTCTTCTGCAGGGGGAACTCCATGCGCCGGAAGGTTGCTATGGGGCAGGAAGCTGGCTGCGGTTTCCACCGGGCGATATGCCTGCTCTGATGGCCACCGCCTCTGGCGCACTTTTTTATCTGAAAACGGGACATCTCAGCCCGACAACCCTGACCGGAGCGACATTATGA
- a CDS encoding monoamine oxidase, with amino-acid sequence MKQSAVIIGAGISGLYAATLLEKAGVDYVILEARDRTGGRVLSGLELAGTSAGIHVDMGAAWFWPDIQPGFAQLIERLNLPVIAHGRPGDMLYERQLDSPPERYPALESSPASFRLKGGMQALTAALKSQIPAEKIKTGHQVVAVSRAGKEVQVHTRSESSKKAVFSGEHVFLALPPALAAKIEFIPAMPEQVLSNWRKIPTWMAPHAKYVAVYKTDLLHERQLSGNAGSRVGPMVEIHDVSEPDSGKTAIFGFIGIPAKSRWTVSEAVLKSLCREQLVRLFGQDAAEPEAEYLKDWAADPFTATEFDLLQEVGHAMPEQLPARGEWSGEMTGIASEWSPQFSGYLAGAIDSALTGVQRWLQQK; translated from the coding sequence ATGAAGCAGAGCGCGGTTATCATTGGCGCGGGCATAAGCGGCCTTTATGCCGCCACGCTGCTTGAAAAAGCGGGTGTTGATTATGTGATCCTTGAGGCTCGTGACAGAACCGGCGGGCGCGTGCTGTCAGGCCTGGAACTGGCGGGCACCTCCGCTGGCATTCATGTAGATATGGGGGCAGCGTGGTTCTGGCCAGATATTCAACCGGGCTTCGCGCAACTGATTGAGCGGCTTAACCTTCCGGTAATCGCGCATGGCCGCCCGGGTGACATGCTTTACGAACGCCAGCTGGATTCGCCCCCCGAACGCTACCCGGCATTGGAGAGTTCCCCGGCGTCTTTCAGGCTGAAGGGAGGGATGCAGGCGCTGACGGCGGCACTTAAAAGTCAGATCCCGGCTGAGAAGATTAAAACCGGCCATCAGGTGGTGGCGGTTTCCCGGGCTGGCAAGGAAGTGCAGGTCCATACCCGGTCCGAAAGCAGTAAAAAAGCCGTATTTTCCGGTGAGCATGTCTTCCTCGCTCTGCCTCCTGCTTTGGCAGCGAAAATAGAATTCATACCGGCGATGCCGGAACAGGTGCTGTCGAACTGGCGGAAAATCCCGACATGGATGGCTCCCCATGCAAAATATGTCGCTGTATATAAAACAGACTTATTGCATGAGCGGCAGCTTTCAGGGAATGCAGGAAGCCGCGTAGGGCCAATGGTTGAGATCCACGATGTATCCGAGCCAGATTCAGGCAAAACGGCGATTTTTGGTTTTATTGGCATACCGGCAAAATCAAGATGGACAGTCAGCGAAGCTGTTCTCAAAAGCCTTTGCCGGGAGCAGCTCGTACGCTTGTTTGGGCAGGATGCAGCAGAGCCCGAGGCTGAGTATTTAAAAGACTGGGCGGCCGATCCGTTTACTGCAACGGAATTTGATCTCCTGCAGGAAGTCGGGCACGCAATGCCTGAGCAACTCCCCGCCAGAGGAGAGTGGTCTGGCGAGATGACAGGTATCGCCAGTGAATGGTCGCCGCAATTCTCGGGCTATCTGGCAGGCGCAATTGACTCAGCATTAACGGGCGTTCAGCGCTGGTTACAACAGAAATAA
- a CDS encoding ArsR/SmtB family transcription factor — MTDLNLLQQQADNAAALLKTLSHPQRLLILCMLIDKPGTEAGELCKMSGLSASATSQHLARMKTEGLIEGVREARFIRYHIKNEAVVAVVHTLKNIFCPGE; from the coding sequence ATGACCGATCTGAATTTGTTACAACAACAGGCGGATAACGCGGCCGCGCTACTGAAAACGCTGAGCCACCCGCAGCGCTTGTTGATTTTATGCATGTTGATCGACAAACCCGGTACCGAAGCGGGCGAGCTGTGCAAAATGAGCGGCCTCAGTGCCTCCGCCACGTCTCAGCATCTGGCCCGCATGAAAACCGAAGGGCTTATCGAAGGCGTGCGGGAGGCCCGGTTTATCCGCTATCACATTAAAAATGAGGCGGTCGTCGCCGTGGTGCATACGCTGAAAAATATTTTTTGTCCGGGAGAATAA
- a CDS encoding rhodanese family protein, whose translation MPSVFITPAEAKALVERGAILMDIRGHDEWRREHISGARVVSPENSYPGGFNDAPLRETDTVIFHCQSGMRTEKAKDPLIAAVRPANALIMQGGINAWKAAGYPVITDRRQPLPLMRQVHIVAGTLALSGTLAGATLATGFYIIPGVVGAGLLVAGVTSWCGMAKLLAAMPWNKRAA comes from the coding sequence ATGCCGTCTGTTTTTATCACCCCTGCCGAAGCAAAGGCGCTTGTCGAGCGCGGTGCCATCCTGATGGATATCAGAGGCCATGACGAATGGCGACGCGAGCATATTTCCGGGGCTCGTGTGGTGTCGCCTGAAAATAGCTATCCAGGTGGTTTTAACGACGCGCCGCTGCGCGAGACCGATACGGTCATTTTTCACTGCCAGAGCGGGATGCGCACCGAAAAAGCCAAAGACCCGCTTATCGCCGCGGTCCGTCCGGCCAACGCGCTAATCATGCAGGGCGGGATTAACGCCTGGAAAGCTGCCGGTTACCCGGTTATCACCGATCGCCGCCAGCCATTACCGCTGATGCGGCAGGTGCACATCGTCGCGGGCACACTGGCATTGAGCGGCACGCTTGCTGGCGCAACGCTTGCGACGGGTTTTTATATTATTCCGGGCGTTGTCGGGGCCGGGCTGCTGGTTGCCGGGGTGACGAGCTGGTGCGGTATGGCGAAATTACTGGCGGCGATGCCGTGGAATAAGCGCGCCGCGTAG
- a CDS encoding DcrB-related protein, translating into MSNKVQHYSLYEGTFLTTAPVLDRSVNILMFRDPDNQEYNVIINRATLDEEQTPEAFCESQMEILRHQLPGFQLEGKLLRHETGPSKLPVVQIANRYLQEGKTIRQVQTIIQLPYHIVTNPTRREVLIFTLYSETDFTEFQRKHYVQIINSVNPNASALAQ; encoded by the coding sequence ATGAGTAATAAAGTGCAGCACTATTCACTTTATGAGGGGACGTTTCTGACCACCGCGCCGGTGCTCGACAGAAGTGTGAATATTCTCATGTTCCGCGATCCGGATAATCAGGAATATAACGTGATAATCAATCGCGCGACGCTCGATGAAGAGCAGACGCCAGAAGCATTTTGCGAATCGCAAATGGAGATTTTGCGCCATCAACTGCCCGGCTTTCAGCTCGAAGGGAAATTGCTGCGCCATGAAACTGGCCCGTCAAAATTGCCCGTAGTGCAAATCGCGAACCGCTATTTGCAGGAAGGGAAAACCATCCGCCAGGTGCAAACCATTATTCAGCTGCCGTATCACATCGTCACTAACCCGACGCGCCGTGAAGTCCTGATTTTCACCCTCTATTCTGAAACGGACTTTACGGAATTTCAGCGCAAACACTACGTGCAGATAATTAACAGCGTGAATCCGAACGCGTCCGCGCTGGCGCAATAA
- a CDS encoding OmpA family protein encodes MGLGYSGIVHVLTGIVALAAFSATLVITGNAALNNACAGAALIAGLLFISQRVARASKQTSSPPAANRELVIFIVGPFAAHWFTRSGIGAELRAEQQTLWLLAATAEELQARLKPVQLRHPQADIRLWLPLLPDGYEEATLIAEQLDAWQRSMASCCWPQAFPCCVTFYARLSNTDAVYWAGLSAITPWSDTQAPDPFEPLEAAFTAMQTAQEITARQRGIMGQRLLRWAEATSLNAVLLSFMAHPALRLSGIVVADDGKGFTRHGAWARWLETQYGVLPPLSPALLLPPLPEALEAPRFLPVRQKTARAVGLLLSGAAFILLAASLLSAFWNARAQIRQTTSLIENLRAVEPWNVNAQRATLSTIEAQHQRLARCAVSPQLTNWGLSPCARLARETQAVIERYRDLPYFSSQAPLSLFSSGSARLRAHSPAALAPLLALIRQHPARHFLIIGHSDNTGSTEVNRQLSLERAVAVREWLMKEASLPATQFAIYGLGDSMPVAGNDTETGKALNRRVEVIALPVDPAQNKEIQQ; translated from the coding sequence ATGGGTTTAGGGTATTCAGGCATCGTTCACGTGCTGACGGGTATTGTCGCGTTAGCCGCGTTTAGCGCCACGCTGGTGATAACAGGCAACGCCGCGCTGAATAACGCCTGCGCGGGCGCGGCGCTGATAGCAGGTCTGCTTTTTATCAGCCAGCGCGTCGCACGCGCCAGTAAGCAGACCTCTTCCCCTCCCGCCGCGAATCGCGAGCTGGTGATATTTATTGTCGGCCCGTTTGCAGCACACTGGTTTACCCGCTCTGGTATCGGCGCAGAATTGAGAGCAGAGCAGCAAACCCTCTGGTTGCTGGCAGCGACGGCCGAAGAGTTGCAGGCCCGCCTTAAGCCGGTGCAACTCAGGCACCCGCAAGCCGATATCCGCTTGTGGCTCCCGCTGCTACCCGATGGCTATGAAGAGGCTACGTTAATCGCAGAACAGCTGGATGCCTGGCAGCGTTCGATGGCCTCCTGTTGCTGGCCACAGGCCTTCCCGTGCTGCGTGACGTTTTACGCGAGGCTCAGCAATACCGACGCAGTATACTGGGCCGGTTTATCCGCTATCACGCCCTGGTCGGACACGCAGGCACCAGACCCTTTCGAACCGCTGGAAGCCGCCTTTACCGCCATGCAAACGGCGCAAGAGATCACCGCGCGCCAGCGAGGCATCATGGGTCAACGCCTGTTGCGCTGGGCAGAGGCCACTTCGCTTAACGCCGTGCTACTGTCGTTTATGGCGCACCCGGCGCTGCGTCTGAGCGGTATTGTTGTGGCTGACGATGGCAAAGGTTTCACGCGACACGGTGCGTGGGCGCGCTGGCTTGAAACTCAGTATGGCGTGCTACCGCCGCTCTCTCCCGCCCTGCTTTTGCCGCCGCTTCCTGAAGCGCTGGAAGCGCCCCGCTTTTTACCGGTACGTCAAAAAACGGCCCGCGCCGTAGGCCTTCTTCTGAGCGGCGCGGCGTTTATTCTGCTCGCGGCCTCGTTACTGAGCGCGTTCTGGAATGCCCGCGCGCAGATCCGGCAGACGACCTCACTTATCGAAAACCTCAGGGCTGTCGAGCCCTGGAACGTGAACGCACAGCGCGCAACGCTTAGCACGATTGAGGCGCAGCATCAGCGGCTCGCACGGTGCGCCGTCTCGCCGCAACTGACGAACTGGGGCTTATCCCCCTGCGCCCGGCTGGCGCGTGAGACGCAGGCGGTCATCGAACGTTACCGGGACCTGCCTTATTTCAGCTCGCAGGCGCCCTTATCGCTCTTTTCTTCCGGGAGCGCCCGCCTGCGTGCGCATAGCCCGGCGGCGCTGGCGCCGTTGCTGGCGCTCATCAGACAGCACCCCGCCCGACATTTTCTGATAATCGGGCATTCAGATAACACCGGCAGCACCGAGGTGAATCGTCAGCTTTCACTGGAGCGGGCTGTCGCCGTGCGCGAATGGTTGATGAAAGAGGCCTCGCTGCCCGCTACGCAATTCGCTATTTACGGTCTCGGCGACAGTATGCCAGTCGCCGGCAACGATACTGAAACCGGTAAAGCGCTTAACCGGCGGGTTGAAGTCATCGCTTTACCCGTCGACCCTGCCCAAAATAAGGAAATTCAACAATGA
- a CDS encoding DotU family type IV/VI secretion system protein, whose product MIATAILLSMDGIIPSFSGLKLRLTNTLDQLCHSLLTAGAPEDDVDRLCKILCAGIDACARTTLARQQLSWEGHALTHHYYGYEETSSGVAEPLASLLQNTHFHFHLYAEQLLFLLSPLFPQDSALQSLWTQGRASSAPPDITRVLQNQAPPCNGNQHRRKMLSVTGIGLITTLAGLWFWCVNTLSRLY is encoded by the coding sequence ATGATCGCCACCGCCATTTTACTCTCGATGGACGGCATTATTCCTTCATTTTCCGGATTAAAACTCAGGCTGACAAATACGCTGGATCAGCTCTGTCATTCGCTTCTGACCGCCGGCGCACCGGAAGATGATGTCGACAGATTATGTAAAATCCTCTGCGCAGGTATTGATGCGTGCGCCCGTACAACGCTTGCCCGGCAACAACTAAGCTGGGAAGGTCATGCGCTGACTCACCATTATTATGGTTATGAAGAGACCTCTTCCGGCGTTGCTGAGCCGCTGGCGTCTCTGCTGCAGAACACGCATTTTCACTTTCATCTTTACGCAGAGCAGCTTCTGTTCTTGCTGTCCCCGCTTTTCCCGCAGGATAGCGCCTTACAGTCATTGTGGACGCAGGGCCGCGCGTCTTCAGCACCCCCCGACATTACCCGCGTCCTGCAGAATCAGGCCCCGCCCTGTAATGGCAATCAGCACCGCAGAAAAATGCTTTCCGTAACGGGCATTGGCTTAATAACCACTCTGGCCGGGCTATGGTTCTGGTGCGTGAACACGCTAAGCAGGCTGTATTAA
- a CDS encoding GlcNAc-transferase family protein, whose amino-acid sequence MNRTTPSSLFVSIASYRDPELIPTLKDMLKMAANPQRLHITVCWQDNNDITPFLDQGFTVAFVEDHESGALYKLSFAGAIIEVISLHYYTSQGACWARHMAETRFEDEDYFLQVDSHCRFIEHWDEEMINTVEQLRSMSPKPVLSTYPPPYDPDNTEERKRYISRLIFREFTPQGIVMLSSRPVTPASPLRCGYLAGGFIFAQGSFVREVPNDPQIFFAGEEIAMAARAWTSGYDIYCPHKILLWHFYGRRQHPKVWGDHSNEAKATGSVKMAWWERDNIAKQRVRTLLGLEAQPCEMGRYGLGTVRDFPSFEKAIGVNFRERAVHPDVTGVNKVSFFAEDNSGASQNDNAFIYPYRKVMKIPASELDYQRTDIAWWHLGVYDETNTLLYRQDLTPESLKKQVTLIEDQLEIIVEFTSPSAVAPASVRLSPFSQSEGWGEVVQKPW is encoded by the coding sequence ATGAACCGAACCACGCCTTCATCCCTCTTCGTCAGTATCGCCAGCTACCGCGACCCGGAGCTTATTCCGACACTCAAGGATATGCTAAAAATGGCAGCCAACCCGCAGCGGCTCCATATTACGGTGTGCTGGCAGGATAATAATGATATTACACCATTCCTTGACCAGGGCTTTACCGTTGCGTTTGTTGAAGATCATGAGAGCGGCGCCTTGTATAAACTCAGTTTCGCCGGTGCGATTATTGAGGTGATCAGCCTGCATTATTATACGAGCCAGGGGGCCTGCTGGGCGCGCCATATGGCTGAAACCCGTTTCGAAGACGAAGATTATTTCCTGCAGGTCGACTCCCATTGTCGCTTTATTGAACACTGGGATGAGGAGATGATTAATACGGTTGAACAATTACGCTCAATGAGCCCCAAACCGGTCTTATCCACCTATCCCCCGCCCTACGATCCCGATAATACCGAAGAGAGAAAACGCTATATCAGCAGGCTTATCTTTCGGGAATTTACGCCACAAGGCATTGTGATGCTTTCATCACGCCCGGTAACGCCAGCATCCCCGCTACGCTGCGGGTACCTGGCGGGCGGTTTTATTTTTGCGCAGGGAAGCTTTGTCAGGGAAGTGCCGAACGATCCGCAGATCTTTTTCGCGGGCGAAGAGATAGCCATGGCTGCACGCGCCTGGACCAGCGGATACGATATTTACTGCCCGCATAAAATATTGCTCTGGCATTTTTATGGCCGCCGACAACACCCGAAAGTCTGGGGCGATCACAGCAATGAGGCTAAGGCCACCGGCAGCGTTAAGATGGCATGGTGGGAGCGCGACAATATTGCTAAGCAGCGTGTGCGAACGTTGCTGGGTCTTGAAGCGCAGCCCTGCGAGATGGGGCGATATGGGCTCGGTACTGTGCGCGATTTTCCTTCTTTTGAGAAGGCGATCGGCGTTAATTTCCGCGAGCGCGCCGTTCATCCCGATGTGACTGGCGTAAATAAAGTGAGCTTTTTCGCAGAGGATAATTCTGGCGCGTCACAGAACGATAATGCGTTTATTTATCCCTACCGGAAAGTAATGAAGATCCCCGCTTCAGAACTGGATTATCAGCGTACGGATATTGCCTGGTGGCACCTCGGCGTTTATGACGAGACGAATACGCTGCTTTACCGACAGGATCTGACGCCCGAGTCACTAAAAAAACAGGTGACGCTCATCGAAGATCAGCTGGAAATCATCGTTGAATTTACTTCTCCTTCCGCTGTTGCACCGGCATCCGTACGTTTGTCGCCGTTTAGTCAAAGCGAAGGCTGGGGCGAGGTAGTGCAGAAACCATGGTAA
- a CDS encoding fimbrial protein — protein MKTPIFMGALLVVAATQTQACEPDLSDGVGPTTLSIPSQRFQIDADAPVSTTVPVFSYDSSVQGTQISYINCLKGTPYGKSPYNLGAQDTSTKLYPTSIPGIGIKLRWNNSAAFGDFPSEGAMSFTTPTGRFIYSAGSYFRVELYKTQQRLSLKNPDGDIVLPPGDIAYDWVEMNSLSNYAQKLNIGQITVVSTPSCTFNNNKIVDFGLVTSADLAAGGIEKDLSFDITCQSDYGNYSATAAISTNTPSTDKKYIQVKDAVGNSDRMGIEIRNGQGQQMLLDGSTSELLTNVTSNTPAAFHWKANLKPTAGVLHPANGDFSAEAEIILQVK, from the coding sequence ATGAAAACGCCTATTTTCATGGGTGCGCTGCTCGTCGTCGCTGCAACCCAAACCCAAGCCTGTGAGCCAGATCTGAGCGACGGCGTTGGGCCTACCACGCTCTCTATTCCTTCGCAACGCTTTCAAATTGATGCGGATGCCCCGGTCAGCACGACAGTCCCGGTTTTCAGTTACGATTCGTCTGTGCAGGGCACACAGATTTCGTATATTAACTGTCTAAAAGGCACGCCGTACGGTAAAAGCCCTTATAATCTCGGCGCGCAGGATACCAGCACGAAACTTTATCCCACATCCATCCCCGGTATTGGTATTAAACTGCGCTGGAATAACTCCGCCGCTTTCGGGGATTTTCCTTCCGAAGGCGCGATGAGTTTTACCACGCCCACCGGGCGATTTATTTATTCCGCCGGCTCTTATTTCCGTGTTGAACTGTATAAAACACAACAGCGCCTCTCCTTAAAAAACCCCGATGGCGATATCGTTTTACCGCCCGGTGATATTGCTTATGACTGGGTTGAAATGAACAGCCTCAGCAATTATGCCCAGAAACTTAACATTGGACAGATAACCGTCGTCAGCACGCCATCCTGTACGTTCAATAATAATAAAATCGTGGATTTTGGTCTGGTCACCTCAGCTGACCTGGCGGCGGGAGGTATTGAAAAGGATCTTTCATTTGATATCACCTGCCAGTCTGACTACGGTAACTATTCTGCAACGGCAGCGATTTCAACCAACACGCCATCTACTGATAAAAAATACATTCAGGTAAAAGATGCGGTGGGCAACAGCGACAGAATGGGCATCGAAATCAGAAATGGTCAGGGTCAACAGATGCTCCTGGATGGCAGCACCAGCGAACTTCTGACAAATGTCACTTCCAACACGCCTGCCGCCTTTCACTGGAAAGCGAATCTCAAACCGACTGCCGGGGTTCTTCACCCGGCTAACGGCGATTTTTCCGCGGAAGCTGAAATTATCCTTCAGGTTAAATAA
- a CDS encoding type VI secretion system protein TssA: protein MDATPVKVSEYYQSLAEPLAGALPCGVNLEYDPDFIMLQSRLQPRLDAEYGHFTEAAEPVNWAETERDCFTLFQRSKDIRLMIILMRCRLRQIGLMAVEEGLIALFALLKRWPDDIHPQLYDEGEFDPLMRINALNDLEDIHGFIGDLRNQLLPKAAGTQITLKVFEKSHAVPRESDALPEIMLSAMRHEWREQNEPTIHSLQLAKHWLDQIKSLLPQHAGVDLPDFPSLSQLLKFFIAPDMQAMPEVGPSNESTPAETGEESAATEVITATETPAIATSAGQLRDINSRAEALSRLKEIRSWFIKAEPSSPVIPLLAFTERTIGMHFNALLKFIPAELIALLEAEKE from the coding sequence ATGGACGCTACACCTGTGAAAGTTTCTGAATATTATCAATCGCTCGCAGAGCCTTTGGCAGGCGCGCTGCCCTGCGGCGTCAATCTGGAATATGACCCCGATTTTATAATGCTGCAATCCCGGCTGCAGCCAAGGCTTGATGCGGAATACGGCCATTTTACCGAGGCTGCTGAGCCAGTGAACTGGGCAGAAACCGAGCGCGACTGCTTTACTCTTTTTCAACGCAGCAAAGACATCAGGTTAATGATTATTCTGATGCGCTGCCGGCTGCGACAAATTGGCCTGATGGCGGTAGAAGAAGGGTTAATTGCCCTTTTTGCTTTACTTAAGCGTTGGCCAGACGATATTCATCCTCAGCTTTATGACGAAGGTGAATTCGATCCTCTAATGCGGATCAATGCACTTAACGATCTCGAAGATATTCACGGTTTTATTGGTGACCTGCGCAATCAACTTTTACCTAAAGCGGCCGGTACGCAAATTACGCTAAAGGTATTTGAAAAATCGCATGCCGTCCCGCGTGAAAGCGATGCGTTACCCGAAATAATGCTATCTGCGATGCGCCATGAATGGCGGGAACAGAATGAACCGACAATTCATTCTTTACAGCTGGCGAAGCACTGGCTTGATCAAATTAAAAGCTTACTGCCACAGCATGCCGGTGTTGATTTACCGGATTTCCCCAGCCTGAGCCAACTTTTGAAATTTTTTATCGCGCCCGATATGCAGGCTATGCCAGAGGTAGGGCCCAGCAATGAAAGCACGCCTGCGGAGACTGGCGAAGAAAGCGCAGCAACGGAGGTCATTACCGCCACAGAAACGCCAGCGATAGCAACATCTGCGGGGCAATTGCGCGACATTAACAGCCGGGCTGAGGCGCTTTCCCGCCTTAAGGAAATTCGCAGTTGGTTTATTAAGGCTGAACCGAGCAGTCCGGTAATACCGCTGCTGGCTTTTACTGAAAGAACCATCGGCATGCATTTTAATGCGCTACTGAAATTCATCCCTGCGGAATTGATCGCGCTGCTGGAAGCAGAAAAGGAATAA